CCACCGTACGTACCGTTCGGTATACGGCGGTTCAATAAGATTACCTTATTTGCGAATATCTTTCACTAAGTGTTATAAAACCTTGTTCTCTAATATATTTATTGGTAAGAGTTGAATTTAAGATTGGGCTATTGGAGATTCTCCAGTAGCCTTTCCTTGTATTCGCATGTTCCCATGCTTTCCAATTCTCTACCCCTAGTTTAACTAAGTTATCATGTTTCGTTTTAATCTTTTTCCACTGTTTCCAGTAACAAAGACGTAAACGTCTTCTTAGCCACTCATCAAGTTCTCGTAAAGTACCTTTCATATCTGCTAGTTTGAAGTAACTTATCCAGCCAACAATTAATTGTTTTAGTTTAATAGCTCTGAGTTCCATACTCATTGCATTACTTCTTCCAGTGATACTCTTAAGTTTTCCTTTTAACTTCTTAACAGAAACTTGATGTACTCTTATTCCCATTTCACCTTTCTTATTGTAAAAGGTATATCCTAGATATTTTAGTTTCCATGGTCGGTCTACCTTACTTTTCTCTTTGTTAACTTTAAGCTTCAAGTCCTTTTCTATAAACTCCGTGATACTTTTCATAACTCGCTCTGCTGATTTCTTTGATTTCACGTATACATTGCAATCATCTGCATAACGGCAGAACTTAAGTCCTCTTCGTTCTAATTCCATATCTAGTTCATGCAACATGATATTACTTAATAGTGGAGATAAGTTCCCACCTTGAGGCACCCCTTCTACAGTAGCACTTACTAATCCCTTTTCCATCACTCCTGCATTTAGATACTTCCTTATCAGTCCGATTACTCGTATATCCTTGACTTCTTTATAAATCAGCCCAATTAACCTATCGTGGTTGACAGTATCAAAGTACTTTTCTAAATCTATATCTACCGCCCATTTATAGCCTTCATCCATGTATTCTTTACATTTTAGAATTGCTTGATGCGCGTTTCGATTTGGTCTAAATCCATAACTATTCTCTGAAAATTTCTTCTCAAAGATTGGCGTTAGTACTTGTGATACTGCCTGTTGTATCACTCGGTCTACTACAGTTGGTATCCCTAATGGTCTTGTTTTCCCGTTATCCTTTGGTATCTCTACCCTTCTTACGGGATTCGGTTTATAACTTCCATCTGCTATGGATTGCTTAAGCTCTTCGCCATGACTTCTTAGATATGGTAGAAGTTCATCTACTCCCATCTTGTCGATTCCATGACTTCCTTTATTCTTCTTTACACGTTTAAAGGCTTCATTTAGATTTTCATTACTAATGATTTTCTCTAGCAATCCATAGTGATATTCTCTTCGGGCGTTCTGTCTGTTATCCGACGTCATAGAAATGCTCGGCGCCTTTGCATAGCTTTCGAGTTCCACTCTATCCTTTTGCAAATGACCTGATTCTGTATTCAGTTGTCTGCTGTCATCACATTTCTTTGTTTCTTTCAAACTTTCAAAACCTCCTATTGTTCAGTCCTTCCCAAAGGTCGTCGACTACCTCCGGTACTATGACCTCTGCTGACTTCTTAGTGTTCAGCCATACATCACTGCATGGGTTGTCATTTCAGAGTTCACTTCCATGACGTATCACTAAGACCTCCCCAGGTAAGAACGCAATCTTCCTCTCCATCTATCTGCCACATTTACATTAATTAATTTCGAGTAGTTATTGGACTTCGATTTGTATAGCAATCTTATCCTTAATTAATGCCTTGTATGTGATTTCTGTTCGTCAGACCAGAGATTTGCCCACGGACTTCCTTCAGATTCGCCCTCACGAACGACACCCTTGTCTTGGGCTATACACTTGCCACTACTAGGCTGTGTTAGGGACTTTAACCCATTAGATTGCGCCCATGCTGGGCACACTATAGAGAGGTTAAGGGAGCTTAACACTCCCTTAACCTCTCATTGACTAAATAATTCGACATTATAAATGCTTACTATATATTAGTCTAAGTTTAATTATAACTACCATAATCATAATTGAACAGTTTAAAATTATATTTAACCGAGCTGGAACCTCCTCTTTTATAGACTTTTATATAATAGGTTCCTTTCTTGAATGTTTTTCCAAACCAAGTACTATAATTCCCTTCGTTACTATCCAACTCCTCACTGTATTTAAACTTTACATTACCACTTGAATCTAAAACTTCAAAATCAAACGCTCCGTCAAGACTATATTCCATATATAATTGTACATAATGATCTGAATTTAGGGTAAATTTATACCAGTCAACCTTAGAAGTTTTATCTGCACTAGTCAAATAACCTTTTCCTACAGTTTCTTGAACCTTCATAACTCTAGCCTTTTCTTTACTTTTTCCAGCATTCGACTCTACGTTAAGGAAAAAGCTTTCTAGTTGATATACATTGCTAGAGGCAGTTACCTGTATATAATAAGTCCCTGCCGGCACGGTATAAACTTTTTGTATCTCCCCAAATTCAGTGCCATCCTCTGTCAGTTTGTTATAGAGCTTACTACTTTTCGATATTACCTTCTTATTTTTATCCAGTAAACTAAATGTTGCCATTCCTCCCTCGGAATTATCAAGAGGATTCACATTAACTACCAATATACATGTTGATTTTGTCGTTATCATATATAATATTTTTTGATTTGCCTTATCTTGATACGCAATCGTCGTTTTACCTTCCGATATAACTCTATTATTACCATTTAGATCATACAATTTAATAAAAAATGCAGTTTCTCCCATAGACTCATTGCTGTCCATAGTAAACTTAATATAATAGGTACCCTTACCAGATAATGTTCGCACATAATCTACAAATTCATCTCTTTCTTTCAGTACAAAGCTTTTTCCAACAGGTATCTTACATTCTTTATCTTTATATATCGTACCTTCTATGGAATTAAATCCATAATCTTTTACTCCCATAGAAATATATATTCCACCACCGTTTTTTACGGTGAAAGGAATAACCAAATCCATATCGGCATCACCAAACTTAAGTACTTCATATCCCTTTTTCGTAAATCCTTTTAGAGAAGTAATACTATTCACCTTTAACTTTGCTATATTAACTGGTATGGTAGGTAGTAATTCCACTTTTAGATTTACCCATAAAGCAGTATCTGTTAAATCCCCCATTTCATTTGTTAACTTATAGCTGATATAATATTTACCCCTACTTAATGCTATCTCCGCATCAGTAACAGGACTGTCCGATTTTATATCTGTAAATTCCTTAATTTTTTCTGAGGATTCAGAATAACCCTTCTGAATTGTGATTGTTAAGCTACCCGGAACGCTATCTCGCTCCTTTACATCAATATTAATTTTAACTTTTCCATCTTTAGGCATTTCAAATTCAAAAATAGTACTCTTTGTAGAGCTGTCCATAGTAAATCCCGAGGACGCAATCTCCGATGCAGCTTGAGCACTGGTCTGTGCCAGCAACATAACTCCAATTAGTATCATAATACTAAATATAAATCTCATTAAGTTCTTTTTCATTTAAACCCTCCCCATAACATACTAAAATTTTGAAATATTATTCAGATTATACCATTTTATACATTTATTTTCAATTTTATTGATAAGAATAAATACGAGCATTTTTTACCATTTATTTTCATTCTACTTAATGGTAGCTTAGTAATATTTCTTTTGTATACTTGCGATCCCTACGGTTAATACTATATTTAAATTATCTAAGGATATTCTAGGATTTAGTATACTCATTAATTTTAATAAGGAGAATATATATATGAACAACATGAATCCAACTACTAGCAATAAGAAAAAAGCAGGAAAAGGAAATGGGAATTCCGTTATTAACAATCGTGAATCCGGGTCAAATGCAAGTAATTATGTTAGCGGCGACTCTACCCCAACATCATATGGGCATAAATTTAATTCAGAAAGTAATGCTAAAAATACAAAATAAAAAAAGGCGTGGACATAAAATCCACGCTATTTTTATACTTTAAAACTTCATTCACCTTACTCTTCCATATGACTATTATGAATTAAGCAATTTTCACTACTATCCTAGGTTCTATAAATACACTAATATTTCTTATTACTAATATTATAATCATTGATATAAAATCCGTCTTTTCCATACTTCTTCGCAACATATAATGCAACATCTGCGCTCTTATACAAGTCTTCATAATTACTAGAAACTTTATCTACATATGCTACTCCAATACTTGTTGAAAGCTTATAACGTTTATAATAATCTTTTAATTCTCTTCGAATAATTTGTAGTATAGACTCGATCTTAACAGTTATCTCATGCACAGTCATGTTCATATCTATAAAAACCGCAAATTCATCTCCGCCCATCCTTGCAACAATATCATTTTTTCTAAAGCAGGATCTCAAACAATTTGCAAATTTCTTAAGTACTTTATCTCCTTCTGGATGTCCAAGTGTATCATTGATTGTTTTAAAATTGTCCAAATCAAAGATAATCATAATCCCTTTTCCAGGAGAGTTTTCCAATGCTTTTTTTACTTTCTTTTCTAGACCTGCTCTATTAGCCAACTTAGTTAATGGGTCAGTTTCAGACTCTTCTTGTTTTTCCTGAAGTTTTTCTTGGAGGTCTTGCTGAATTCTCATCTTCTGTTCTACATCCTTGGTTTTATCAAGGATCATTCCATAAAATTCATCTTTAAAATGATATGAAGCAATACTTATAAATCTATCATTTACCCGAATTATATTATCTTCACTATCAGCAGAAGAAGTTAATGTATTTATATACTTTTCAAATTGTTCCGGTGAATTTTTCATTTGATTCCATATATCATCCTCTACACCTAAAATATCCTTAATATTATCAGAGAAAAAACACTGATTAATTGAATATAGACATTCAAATATTGCAGCCTGACTATTAATAGCATTAATGATTCGTGTCATTCTTTGAGCTCTAGATTTATAACTATCTTTCCAGTCATTCAATATTTCACATATTTTCTTAAACTCTGTATTATGTATCGTCTCAAATGTAATGTCATAATTTCCATCTATCAAAATTTTAATGTTAGACGCAATGGAATAAAGATCTTTTAATATGTATTTTTTTAAATAGTACATTAGCATCATCCATATACATGCAATTATCACCAAAAAAGCGCTAAGAAAAGCAACAAATTGTATTAACACGGTTCTATATACTAAATCCATTTGTGCATAAGCACATAAAATCTTATTCCCCAAATCTTTAGTTTTTAAATATTTCATAGAACCATTAATCCTAATAAGCTTACCATCTTTGCCACTATCCAGCACAGATATGAACGCTTCCTTTGTATTTACATTTTCTAAATGCAAGTCGCGTTCATTATTTTTTGTCATTCCTTCTACTTCTCCACTGCTTCTATCTACTACGAATACTGCCATTTCATATAAACTTGGCGTAGCATCCACAATTGATCCAATCGTGCTAGCTTTTAATAAAACTCGTAACTTACTGGAATCGATTTCTATTTGTACAACAGAATATTTTTCTGAGCTTGATTTTATTCCTATATATATCGGATCCTCTTGTTCCAATATCGTATCGGTATCAAGAGTCACTACATTTGCATTTGAATCCTTATTCTCAATCAGCTCCCAAAAAGGAAAGTCTTCATGATAATCCTTGAAATTTAAACCGACATATTCCTCCTCACTACTAAAAACTATGTTTCCTTCATCATCTATGAGGTTGATTGACTCCAATTCCATCAGCTGTTCTATTTTTTTTAGTTTTGAAATAGTATAACTCTGATTAATATCTTGATTTAAAATAAAGTCGACTGCGTATGCCCTATTTAAATAATCATTTTGAAACAGTATTTTTTTCTCTTCTACCTCTAACTTACTAGTATCGTATGTACTCTCGACTTGCTCAATGATCTCTTCTAAATCTTGTATTACCGCTTTGCTTTGTATTGAAAAAATTATCCCCAAAGACAAAACAGACACTATACCAGCTATAATGCTCAATCCAATGACTATTTGTTTAAATAATATTTTCTTCATATTTACCTCCATTTCTAAGCGAATACATCTATTTTCGCAACATATATAATCAAGAATTGTTATGTCTTAGAAGGAATACATTATTATTTGTTAACAATATAGTTTCATTCGTCATTATATGGTAGTGTCAATAATTTTGTGTAAATAGTTTATGCGTACCTTTCGGTAAACATATCCTGAAGTTTATCTGATGAACAAGCAAAGCCTCTAAGCTTTCTTGTAGACCATGATTCATTATAAGAAATCACTTTATAATAAACGAGTTTACTACATGCGTCTTCTGTGGGTAGTGCATCCTTAGTTTTTACAAGACGACGTACTTCTTTATTAAAGCGCTCGATCCAATTCGTTGTATAGATGGATTTTCGCATAGAAACAGGGTATTTATAGTATGTGAATAAGTCCTCGTCATTTAACCAGGATTCCACTACACGTTTATAAGATTTACTCCATTTAACAGCAAATTCGTCTAAAGCTGCTCTACACTGCTCTAGGTTTGGAGATTCGTATACAACTTTTAAATCAGCTGTAAAATCGTTGATATCTTTCTTACGAACACTACGAATTGCATTACGAACTTTATGGACAATACATCGTTGAATATCCGCTTTTGGATATACTCTATGAACAGCATCGTCAAGTCCAGAGAGACCGTCCATGACGAAGAGGAGAACTTCATCTACGCCTCGTTCTTTTATCTGGCGAAGATTATCCTCCCAAACATAAGCGCTTTCATTTACACCGATAAAGAAGTCTAATACTTCACGGTATCCATCTTCATCGACACCTAAAATGAA
This portion of the Clostridium sp. Marseille-P299 genome encodes:
- the ltrA gene encoding group II intron reverse transcriptase/maturase, with amino-acid sequence MKETKKCDDSRQLNTESGHLQKDRVELESYAKAPSISMTSDNRQNARREYHYGLLEKIISNENLNEAFKRVKKNKGSHGIDKMGVDELLPYLRSHGEELKQSIADGSYKPNPVRRVEIPKDNGKTRPLGIPTVVDRVIQQAVSQVLTPIFEKKFSENSYGFRPNRNAHQAILKCKEYMDEGYKWAVDIDLEKYFDTVNHDRLIGLIYKEVKDIRVIGLIRKYLNAGVMEKGLVSATVEGVPQGGNLSPLLSNIMLHELDMELERRGLKFCRYADDCNVYVKSKKSAERVMKSITEFIEKDLKLKVNKEKSKVDRPWKLKYLGYTFYNKKGEMGIRVHQVSVKKLKGKLKSITGRSNAMSMELRAIKLKQLIVGWISYFKLADMKGTLRELDEWLRRRLRLCYWKQWKKIKTKHDNLVKLGVENWKAWEHANTRKGYWRISNSPILNSTLTNKYIREQGFITLSERYSQIR
- a CDS encoding GGDEF domain-containing protein, giving the protein MKKILFKQIVIGLSIIAGIVSVLSLGIIFSIQSKAVIQDLEEIIEQVESTYDTSKLEVEEKKILFQNDYLNRAYAVDFILNQDINQSYTISKLKKIEQLMELESINLIDDEGNIVFSSEEEYVGLNFKDYHEDFPFWELIENKDSNANVVTLDTDTILEQEDPIYIGIKSSSEKYSVVQIEIDSSKLRVLLKASTIGSIVDATPSLYEMAVFVVDRSSGEVEGMTKNNERDLHLENVNTKEAFISVLDSGKDGKLIRINGSMKYLKTKDLGNKILCAYAQMDLVYRTVLIQFVAFLSAFLVIIACIWMMLMYYLKKYILKDLYSIASNIKILIDGNYDITFETIHNTEFKKICEILNDWKDSYKSRAQRMTRIINAINSQAAIFECLYSINQCFFSDNIKDILGVEDDIWNQMKNSPEQFEKYINTLTSSADSEDNIIRVNDRFISIASYHFKDEFYGMILDKTKDVEQKMRIQQDLQEKLQEKQEESETDPLTKLANRAGLEKKVKKALENSPGKGIMIIFDLDNFKTINDTLGHPEGDKVLKKFANCLRSCFRKNDIVARMGGDEFAVFIDMNMTVHEITVKIESILQIIRRELKDYYKRYKLSTSIGVAYVDKVSSNYEDLYKSADVALYVAKKYGKDGFYINDYNISNKKY
- a CDS encoding IS256 family transposase: MTNNNKNQKENLDLNSFFEEYILGLLKQTMETLMKEELTNILQYSKYSYEGHGTGNSRNGYYTRNYETKYGLIENLKIPRDRNNEFEQQLIPPYARRDDWLETMIIRMYASGVSTREIANIIEKLYGNSYSAATVSNITDVALEEIEQWHKRPLKKRYSVIYIDALHLKLRRDTVSSDAVYFILGVDEDGYREVLDFFIGVNESAYVWEDNLRQIKERGVDEVLLFVMDGLSGLDDAVHRVYPKADIQRCIVHKVRNAIRSVRKKDINDFTADLKVVYESPNLEQCRAALDEFAVKWSKSYKRVVESWLNDEDLFTYYKYPVSMRKSIYTTNWIERFNKEVRRLVKTKDALPTEDACSKLVYYKVISYNESWSTRKLRGFACSSDKLQDMFTERYA